A genomic stretch from Chryseobacterium sp. SNU WT5 includes:
- a CDS encoding DUF2797 domain-containing protein, which produces MKFAGQILKMTTQNAEPIQYFLNLSNDLINMNQLIGKNIKLKHVGYECVSCGNDEKIYRMGFCKKCFFESPFASESIIRPELSTAHLGVGERDLEVEQSIQLKPHVVYLAYTGDVKVGVTRESQIPTRWIDQGATFALCIAKTENRYEAGMIEVAMKEHLADKTNWRKMLEDDYEDDLDLADFREKIKNYFPEDFKNFYRDDEEIVRLDFPYEAPEKITSFTLDKNPEFEGVLKGIKGQYLSFEGGNFINIRGHEGYVVEMEL; this is translated from the coding sequence ATGAAATTCGCCGGACAGATCCTGAAAATGACCACTCAAAATGCCGAACCTATTCAGTATTTTCTTAACTTATCCAACGACCTGATCAATATGAATCAATTGATCGGTAAAAATATTAAGCTGAAACATGTTGGCTACGAGTGTGTTAGTTGTGGGAATGATGAGAAGATATACCGTATGGGTTTCTGCAAAAAATGTTTTTTTGAAAGTCCCTTTGCGAGTGAATCGATTATCCGGCCAGAACTTTCTACTGCACACTTAGGAGTCGGAGAGCGAGATCTGGAAGTAGAACAGTCGATCCAGTTAAAACCGCATGTCGTTTACCTAGCTTACACAGGAGACGTAAAAGTAGGTGTTACCCGTGAATCTCAAATACCGACCCGTTGGATTGATCAGGGAGCAACCTTCGCTTTGTGTATTGCTAAAACTGAAAATCGCTACGAAGCAGGAATGATAGAAGTTGCCATGAAGGAACATCTTGCGGATAAAACCAATTGGCGTAAAATGCTAGAAGATGATTATGAAGATGATTTGGATTTGGCTGATTTCCGGGAGAAGATTAAGAATTATTTTCCAGAGGATTTTAAAAATTTTTATAGGGATGACGAGGAAATCGTTAGACTAGACTTTCCTTACGAAGCACCTGAAAAGATTACTTCTTTTACTTTAGATAAGAATCCTGAATTTGAAGGAGTCTTAAAAGGGATCAAGGGACAGTATTTGTCATTTGAAGGTGGAAATTTTATCAATATTAGAGGACATGAGGGATATGTAGTGGAGATGGAATTATAA